A single region of the Sphingomonas sp. LY29 genome encodes:
- a CDS encoding GNAT family N-acetyltransferase, translated as MNLRLATSADLPAMIAVMAAAIGRLQDDYLTAEQVAASHAVMGLDTQLVEDGTYFVALEGDRIVGCGGWSRRATVYGGDHSIDLREPRLLDPATEPARIRAMYTHPDAARQGVGRLILAAAERAAQAEGFTAAQLMATLSGEPLYRASGYTAVERTTARSGGVDVPLILMTKQI; from the coding sequence ATGAACCTTCGCCTCGCCACCAGTGCCGACCTACCCGCGATGATAGCGGTAATGGCGGCGGCGATCGGGCGGTTGCAGGACGACTATCTCACTGCCGAGCAGGTCGCGGCCAGCCATGCCGTCATGGGGCTCGATACCCAGCTGGTTGAAGACGGTACCTACTTCGTCGCGCTGGAGGGCGATCGCATCGTGGGTTGCGGTGGGTGGAGCCGGCGCGCGACGGTCTATGGCGGCGACCACAGCATCGACCTGCGGGAACCGCGGCTGCTTGATCCCGCCACCGAGCCCGCACGCATCCGCGCCATGTACACCCACCCCGACGCCGCGCGCCAAGGCGTCGGCCGGCTCATTCTCGCCGCCGCCGAGCGGGCCGCGCAGGCCGAAGGGTTTACGGCCGCGCAGCTGATGGCAACCCTGTCCGGCGAGCCGCTCTACCGCGCCAGCGGCTACACCGCCGTCGAACGGACCACGGCACGCTCGGGCGGCGTCGATGTCCCGCTCATCTTGATGACGAAGCAGATCTGA